One genomic segment of Coffea arabica cultivar ET-39 chromosome 6e, Coffea Arabica ET-39 HiFi, whole genome shotgun sequence includes these proteins:
- the LOC113694533 gene encoding uncharacterized protein isoform X2, with the protein MSSRKEDEKNERVIRNLLKLPDNRRCINCNSLGPQYVCVNFWTFVCTNCSGIHREFTHRVKSISMAKFTSQEVSALQGGGNASAKEIYLKEWDPQRQSLPDGSNNVERLRDFIKHVYVERRYSGERIFEKPPRVKGESEDSQENRRIDSFQSGSRSPPYDDDRRYSDRPSPGGRSPGYDQDHRQYDKRSPARTEVVNDWRREDRFGNGRRSEDIRVSDGGSKLGSRSPDRQRDLDVSSPPVVRPVRDILGENVSPLRVLEPPKANGPKSADVSTRTQRTASSSSLASSNGNPAEIKIEASLIDFDAAPEPPVPAPVQPQQSAASTSIAQTTSPSSDNWANFDSVAEVKASQPPVNSNPLESVLSQLSMPASVSGHVAVTPGIGNALHNASVGTSSAFPNVSPVTSFGSPFGNVAPNSVTANNSTASSTGNPAAAPGPVASLPIPGGNSFGNAVTGGQWLQPQPHSSFPAVGGQPLSQPLTPASVGPSSNQPWNPLFAPNAQVLPGANVQASQAVMRPGLDASTGVATQNSQEAKSSGRRELPEDLFSFSYPSMPVRVPGWHGSQAHGMGFNMQYNMPMPMQPTFPQASKSTNPFDVSADPSPAAAFPSMASLQGALPPLAAPVGLLQTSSLGAPLAHPSALLPNGPPYASIMPSTTNLMQQLPGNMPPRPHGQVSYGIESGAFGPLSSNQQLSVLQSVPAAPNTFSSIGGNPFG; encoded by the exons ATGTCGAGTCGGAAGGAGGATGAAAAGAATGAGCGGGTTATACGGAATTTGCTCAAGTTACCCGATAATCGGAGGTGTATTAACTGTAATAGCTTG GGGCCTCAATATGTGTGCGTTAACTTCTGGACATTTGTCTGCACAAACTGCAGTGGGATACA TCGGGAGTTTACCCATAGAGTGAAGTCAATATCTATGGCTAAATTCACTTCACAAGAAGTTAGTGCCCTTCAAGGGGGAGGAAATGCG AGTGCAAAAGAAATTTATCTTAAGGAATGGGATCCACAGCGTCAGTCTCTTCCAGATGGCAG TAATAATGTGGAAAGGCTTCGAGATTTCATTAAACATGTTTATGTAGAAAGGAGATATTCTGGTGAAAGGATCTTTGAGAAGCCTCCAAGGGTGAAG GGGGAAAGCGAGGACTCTCAAGAAAACAGGAGGATAGATAGTTTCCAGAGTGGTTCTCGAAGCCCACCATATGATGATGACCGTCGTTATAGTGATAGACCGAGTCCAGGTGGAAGAAGTCCAGGGTATGATCAAGATCATCGGCAGTATGATAAGAGAAGTCCTGCTCGCACAGAAGTAGTCAATGACTGGCGACGTGAAGATAGATTTGGTAATGGAAGGAGATCAGAGGATATAAGAGTTTCTGATGGAGGTTCTAAGCTTGGTAGTAGGTCGCCAGATCGTCAAAGAGATCTAGATGTGTCCAGTCCGCCAGTGGTACGACCTGTTAGAGATATTTTGGGAGAGAATGTATCTCCTCTTCGTGTTCTTGAACCTCCAAAAGCCAATGGCCCCAAGTCTGCTGATGTTTCCACACGCACTCAG AGAACCGCATCTTCCAGTAGCTTGGCATCCTCTAATGGGAACCCGGCTGAAATTAAAATTGAAGCTTCATTAATTGATTTTGATGCTGCTCCAGAACCTCCTGTACCTGCACCGGTGCAGCCACAGCAATCAGCTGCAAGCACATCCATAGCACAGACAACATCACCTAGCAGTGATAACTGGGCAAATTTTGATTCTGTCGCTGAGGTGAAAGCATCTCAGCCACCTGTTAACTCCAATCCGCTGGAATCTGTGCTTTCTCAGCTGTCAATGCCAGCATCTGTATCTGGTCATGTGGCTGTGACTCCGGGAATTGGTAATGCCTTGCATAATGCCTCCGTAGGCACCTCGTCAGCTTTCCCAAATGTTTCACCTGTTACatcttttggttcgccttttgGCAATGTTGCTCCCAATTCTGTGACAGCAAACAACTCCACAGCATCTTCAACTGGTAATCCAGCAGCAGCCCCTGGACCTGTTGCATCACTGCCAATTCCAGGTGGTAATTCATTTGGAAATGCAGTTACTGGAGGACAATGGTTACAACCTCAGCCACATTCTTCGTTCCCTGCTGTTGGTGGCCAACCTTTGTCTCAACCACTCACTCCAGCTTCTGTTGGACCTTCAAGCAATCAG CCATGGAACCCGTTATTTGCACCAAATGCTCAAGTGCTTCCTGGTGCAAATGTACAAGCATCACAAGCTGTTATGAGACCTGGCTTGGATGCCAGTACTGGTGTAGCTACACAAAACTCTCAGGAAGCTAAATCTAGTGGCAGAAGGGAACTGCCTGAG GATTTGTTCAGTTTTAGTTATCCATCAATGCCAGTACGAGTTCCTGGTTGGCATGGTAGTCAAGCACATGGGATGGGATTTAACATGCAATACAACATGCCGATG CCCATGCAGCCCACCTTCCCTCAGGCCTCAAAATCGACAAATCCTTTTGATGTCAGCGCTGATCCTTCTCCTGCTGCTGCA TTTCCCTCAATGGCGTCATTGCAAGGTGCATTACCACCCTTGGCAGCTCCTGTAGGCCTTCTTCAAACTTCCAGTCTTGGTGCCCCTTTGGCCCATCCATCAGCACTGCTGCCTAATGGACCTCCTTATGCATCTATTATGCCTTCAA CTACAAACTTGATGCAGCAGCTGCCTGGTAACATGCCACCAAG GCCACATGGACAAGTTAGTTATGGCATTGAGAGTGGTGCTTTTGGACCTCTAAGTTCAAATCAGCAGCTGAGTGTGTTACAGTCAGTACCTGCTGCACCAAATACCTTCTCTTCTATTGGAGGGAACCCATTTGGGTGA
- the LOC113694533 gene encoding uncharacterized protein isoform X1, whose amino-acid sequence MSSRKEDEKNERVIRNLLKLPDNRRCINCNSLGPQYVCVNFWTFVCTNCSGIHREFTHRVKSISMAKFTSQEVSALQGGGNASAKEIYLKEWDPQRQSLPDGSNNVERLRDFIKHVYVERRYSGERIFEKPPRVKGESEDSQENRRIDSFQSGSRSPPYDDDRRYSDRPSPGGRSPGYDQDHRQYDKRSPARTEVVNDWRREDRFGNGRRSEDIRVSDGGSKLGSRSPDRQRDLDVSSPPVVRPVRDILGENVSPLRVLEPPKANGPKSADVSTRTQRTASSSSLASSNGNPAEIKIEASLIDFDAAPEPPVPAPVQPQQSAASTSIAQTTSPSSDNWANFDSVAEVKASQPPVNSNPLESVLSQLSMPASVSGHVAVTPGIGNALHNASVGTSSAFPNVSPVTSFGSPFGNVAPNSVTANNSTASSTGNPAAAPGPVASLPIPGGNSFGNAVTGGQWLQPQPHSSFPAVGGQPLSQPLTPASVGPSSNQPWNPLFAPNAQVLPGANVQASQAVMRPGLDASTGVATQNSQEAKSSGRRELPEDLFSFSYPSMPVRVPGWHGSQAHGMGFNMQYNMPMPMQPTFPQASKSTNPFDVSADPSPAAAFPSMASLQGALPPLAAPVGLLQTSSLGAPLAHPSALLPNGPPYASIMPSSTLMSSATNLMQQLPGNMPPRPHGQVSYGIESGAFGPLSSNQQLSVLQSVPAAPNTFSSIGGNPFG is encoded by the exons ATGTCGAGTCGGAAGGAGGATGAAAAGAATGAGCGGGTTATACGGAATTTGCTCAAGTTACCCGATAATCGGAGGTGTATTAACTGTAATAGCTTG GGGCCTCAATATGTGTGCGTTAACTTCTGGACATTTGTCTGCACAAACTGCAGTGGGATACA TCGGGAGTTTACCCATAGAGTGAAGTCAATATCTATGGCTAAATTCACTTCACAAGAAGTTAGTGCCCTTCAAGGGGGAGGAAATGCG AGTGCAAAAGAAATTTATCTTAAGGAATGGGATCCACAGCGTCAGTCTCTTCCAGATGGCAG TAATAATGTGGAAAGGCTTCGAGATTTCATTAAACATGTTTATGTAGAAAGGAGATATTCTGGTGAAAGGATCTTTGAGAAGCCTCCAAGGGTGAAG GGGGAAAGCGAGGACTCTCAAGAAAACAGGAGGATAGATAGTTTCCAGAGTGGTTCTCGAAGCCCACCATATGATGATGACCGTCGTTATAGTGATAGACCGAGTCCAGGTGGAAGAAGTCCAGGGTATGATCAAGATCATCGGCAGTATGATAAGAGAAGTCCTGCTCGCACAGAAGTAGTCAATGACTGGCGACGTGAAGATAGATTTGGTAATGGAAGGAGATCAGAGGATATAAGAGTTTCTGATGGAGGTTCTAAGCTTGGTAGTAGGTCGCCAGATCGTCAAAGAGATCTAGATGTGTCCAGTCCGCCAGTGGTACGACCTGTTAGAGATATTTTGGGAGAGAATGTATCTCCTCTTCGTGTTCTTGAACCTCCAAAAGCCAATGGCCCCAAGTCTGCTGATGTTTCCACACGCACTCAG AGAACCGCATCTTCCAGTAGCTTGGCATCCTCTAATGGGAACCCGGCTGAAATTAAAATTGAAGCTTCATTAATTGATTTTGATGCTGCTCCAGAACCTCCTGTACCTGCACCGGTGCAGCCACAGCAATCAGCTGCAAGCACATCCATAGCACAGACAACATCACCTAGCAGTGATAACTGGGCAAATTTTGATTCTGTCGCTGAGGTGAAAGCATCTCAGCCACCTGTTAACTCCAATCCGCTGGAATCTGTGCTTTCTCAGCTGTCAATGCCAGCATCTGTATCTGGTCATGTGGCTGTGACTCCGGGAATTGGTAATGCCTTGCATAATGCCTCCGTAGGCACCTCGTCAGCTTTCCCAAATGTTTCACCTGTTACatcttttggttcgccttttgGCAATGTTGCTCCCAATTCTGTGACAGCAAACAACTCCACAGCATCTTCAACTGGTAATCCAGCAGCAGCCCCTGGACCTGTTGCATCACTGCCAATTCCAGGTGGTAATTCATTTGGAAATGCAGTTACTGGAGGACAATGGTTACAACCTCAGCCACATTCTTCGTTCCCTGCTGTTGGTGGCCAACCTTTGTCTCAACCACTCACTCCAGCTTCTGTTGGACCTTCAAGCAATCAG CCATGGAACCCGTTATTTGCACCAAATGCTCAAGTGCTTCCTGGTGCAAATGTACAAGCATCACAAGCTGTTATGAGACCTGGCTTGGATGCCAGTACTGGTGTAGCTACACAAAACTCTCAGGAAGCTAAATCTAGTGGCAGAAGGGAACTGCCTGAG GATTTGTTCAGTTTTAGTTATCCATCAATGCCAGTACGAGTTCCTGGTTGGCATGGTAGTCAAGCACATGGGATGGGATTTAACATGCAATACAACATGCCGATG CCCATGCAGCCCACCTTCCCTCAGGCCTCAAAATCGACAAATCCTTTTGATGTCAGCGCTGATCCTTCTCCTGCTGCTGCA TTTCCCTCAATGGCGTCATTGCAAGGTGCATTACCACCCTTGGCAGCTCCTGTAGGCCTTCTTCAAACTTCCAGTCTTGGTGCCCCTTTGGCCCATCCATCAGCACTGCTGCCTAATGGACCTCCTTATGCATCTATTATGCCTTCAAGTACTTTGATGTCTTCTG CTACAAACTTGATGCAGCAGCTGCCTGGTAACATGCCACCAAG GCCACATGGACAAGTTAGTTATGGCATTGAGAGTGGTGCTTTTGGACCTCTAAGTTCAAATCAGCAGCTGAGTGTGTTACAGTCAGTACCTGCTGCACCAAATACCTTCTCTTCTATTGGAGGGAACCCATTTGGGTGA
- the LOC113694677 gene encoding uncharacterized protein, with product MLCAMTNSLPSVKVEMEGTTKSIKDRYAKLVEGSWFSQFCHGSNPWMARYVYGLIFLVANLLAWAVRDYGHSVLAEMRRLKECEGGKDCLGAEGVLRVSMGCFMFYFVMFLSTAGTSKLNERREFWHSGWWSAKIFMMMMLIILPFLLPAEVISLYGEVAHFGAGVFLLIQLISIISFITWLNDCCQSEKYSDRCQIHIMLLATTAYVVCIIGIILMYIWYTPEPSCLLNIFFITWTLVLLQLMTSVSLHPKINAGFLTPGLMGLYVVFLCWSAIRSEPPEEKCIRKAETAIKGDWLTIISFIVAVLAIVIATFSTGIDSKCFQFRKDEAEKDDVPYGYAFFHFVFATGAMYFAMLLIGWNTHHSMKKWTIDVGWTSSWVRIVNEWLAACVYIWMVVAPIIWKSRQATESPV from the exons ATGCTTTGTGCAATGACAAACTCTTTGCCAAGTGTCAAAGTTGAGATGGAGGGCACAACAAAAAGCATCAAGGATAGGTATGCCAAGCTTGTGGAGGGCTCTTGGTTTAGTCAATTCTGCCATGGTTCCAATCCTTGGATGGCTAGATATGTCTATGGCTTGATATTCCTTGTTGCAAATTTGCTTGCATGGGCTGTTCGTGATTATGGCCACAGTGTACTGGCAGAAATGCGGA GACTGAAAGAATGCGAGGGAGGGAAAGATTGTTTAGGAGCAGAAGGAGTATTGAGAGTGAGCATGGGATGCTTT ATGTTCTACTTTGTAATGTTTCTCTCTACTGCTGGTACTTCAAAGTTAAATGAGCGTAGAGAGTTCTGGCATTCTGGTTGGTGGTCTGCTAAGATCTTCATGATGATGATGCTGATTATCCTGCCTTTTCTACTTCCTGCTGAGGTCATTTCACTTTATG GGGAAGTTGCACATTTTGGTGCTGG GGTATTTTTGCTAATCCAGCTAATCAGTATAATCAGTTTTATTACATGGCTAAATGATTGTTGCCAATCTGAAAAGTATTCAGATAGATG CCAAATCCACATTATGTTACTTGCAACAACAGCATATGTCGTTTGCATAATTGGGATCATTTTGATGTACATTTGGTATACTCCAGAACCGTCCTGCCTACTTAACATTTTCTTCATCACCTGGACACTAGTACTTCTCCAGCTCATGACCAGTGTCTCTCTCCACCCCAAA ATAAACGCGGGCTTTTTGACTCCAGGACTTATGGGGTTGTATGTGGTGTTCCTCTGCTGGTCGGCCATTAGGAG TGAACCACCGGAAGAAAAATGCATTAGAAAAGCGGAAACTGCAATAAAAGGAGACTGGCTCACCATTATA AGCTTTATTGTCGCAGTCCTCGCAATTGTAATAGCTACATTTTCAACTGGCATTGACTCAAAATGTTTTCAG TTCAGGAAGGATGAGGCAGAGAAAGACGATGTTCCATATGGCTATgcgttttttcattttgtttttgcaaCTGGAGCCATGTACTTTGCCATGCTTCTAATTGGTTGGAACACTCATCACTCCATGAAAAA ATGGACTATTGATGTGGGTTGGACCAGCAGTTGGGTGAGGATAGTAAACGAATGGCTAGCTGCTTGTGTCTACA TATGGATGGTTGTAGCACCAATTATATGGAAAAGCAGGCAAGCAACTGAATCACCAGTGTGA